Proteins from a genomic interval of Zingiber officinale cultivar Zhangliang chromosome 1B, Zo_v1.1, whole genome shotgun sequence:
- the LOC121981608 gene encoding probable sarcosine oxidase — MAAASGDRFDLVVVGAGIMGSCAAYYAAKRGLRVLLLEQFDFLHGLGSSHGESRTIRATYPEDYYPSMVLEARCLWEEAQAEAGYRVVTSTAHFDFGPEDNKSLQSVIDSGGHHREVNIRLIDRGSSSSVFSGVFALPDGWIGVVSDIGGVIRPTKAVAMFQALALKKGAILKDRTRIIAIEKDGENREGVRVRAAGGEIFLGSKCVITAGAWMKKLVKSVTEIDLPIQPLHTTICYWKIKAGHEAEFTAEGGFPTFASYGDSYIYGTPSLEFPGLIKIALHGGRPCDPDRRDWTASSSGVMVDSVGEWIRKILPGKVESGNPVITQACLYSMTPDGDFVIDFLGGEFGKDVVVAGGFSGHGFKMGPVVGRIVAEMAIDGAVEGVEMRHFGIRRFAECSIGNAKEFEEQVSSH, encoded by the coding sequence ATGGCGGCGGCAAGCGGCGACCGGTTTGACCTCGTCGTCGTCGGCGCTGGTATCATGGGGAGCTGCGCCGCTTACTACGCGGCCAAGCGCGGCCTCCGCGTGCTGCTTCTGGAGCAGTTCGACTTCCTCCACGGCCTAGGCTCCTCCCACGGAGAGTCGCGCACCATCCGCGCCACATACCCGGAGGACTACTACCCCTCTATGGTCCTCGAGGCTCGCTGTTTGTGGGAGGAGGCCCAGGCCGAGGCCGGCTACCGCGTTGTTACCTCCACCGCCCACTTCGACTTCGGCCCCGAGGACAACAAGAGTCTCCAGTCTGTGATTGACTCCGGTGGCCATCATCGAGAGGTTAACATCCGCCTTATCGACCGAGGATCTTCGTCCTCTGTCTTCTCCGGAGTGTTCGCTCTCCCGGATGGATGGATCGGCGTCGTCTCCGACATCGGCGGCGTCATCAGGCCGACCAAGGCTGTGGCGATGTTCCAAGCTCTTGCCCTAAAAAAAGGGGCGATTCTGAAGGACCGCACCCGAATAATCGCGATCGAGAAGGACGGCGAAAACAGAGAAGGTGTCCGCGTCCGCGCCGCCGGTGGCGAAATCTTTTTAGGGAGCAAATGCGTGATAACAGCAGGCGCGTGGATGAAGAAACTGGTCAAATCAGTTACCGAAATCGATCTTCCCATCCAGCCCCTGCACACCACCATCTGCTACTGGAAGATCAAAGCAGGGCACGAGGCGGAGTTCACGGCGGAGGGAGGATTCCCAACCTTTGCCAGCTACGGCGACAGCTACATATACGGAACGCCGTCGCTGGAGTTCCCAGGGCTTATCAAGATCGCGCTGCACGGCGGCCGGCCGTGCGACCCCGACCGGCGAGACTGGACGGCGAGCAGCTCCGGGGTGATGGTGGACTCCGTGGGGGAGTGGATCCGGAAGATCCTGCCAGGGAAGGTCGAGTCAGGGAATCCAGTCATAACGCAGGCATGCTTGTACTCGATGACGCCCGACGGCGACTTCGTGATCGACTTCCTCGGGGGCGAGTTCGGGAAGGACGTGGTGGTCGCCGGCGGGTTCTCCGGGCACGGGTTCAAGATGGGTCCGGTGGTGGGGAGGATCGTGGCGGAGATGGCGATCGATGGGGCGGTGGAGGGGGTGGAGATGAGGCACTTCGGGATCCGGCGGTTCGCGGAGTGCTCGATTGGGAACGCCAAGGAGTTCGAGGAGCAAGTGTCTTCTCATTGA